From the genome of Muricauda sp. SCSIO 64092, one region includes:
- a CDS encoding RadC family protein — protein sequence MKNKVNEIQISYKEKIKVSDAPSVRSSEDAAQILYELWDKETIGLQESFKVLLLNNSNKVKGIYELSKGGISATIVDVRILFATVLKSLSVGIIIAHNHPSGKLKESHADLELTRKIKKAASYFDITVLDHLIITPNGEYYSFADEGLM from the coding sequence ATGAAAAACAAAGTTAACGAAATACAAATCAGCTATAAAGAGAAAATCAAGGTTTCGGATGCTCCCTCTGTCCGTAGCTCAGAGGACGCGGCACAAATTTTATATGAGCTTTGGGACAAGGAAACCATTGGACTTCAAGAAAGTTTCAAAGTATTACTGCTCAACAACTCCAATAAGGTCAAAGGCATATATGAGCTCTCGAAAGGGGGCATTTCCGCAACCATTGTCGATGTCAGGATATTGTTCGCAACAGTTTTAAAATCACTATCAGTCGGAATCATCATAGCGCACAACCACCCTTCGGGCAAATTAAAGGAAAGCCATGCTGATTTGGAACTGACACGCAAGATTAAAAAAGCCGCTTCGTATTTTGATATTACCGTACTTGACCATTTGATAATAACCCCAAATGGAGAGTATTACAGTTTTGCCGATGAAGGTTTGATGTAA
- a CDS encoding BfmA/BtgA family mobilization protein produces MNTFSTVRFKIKVANRFRKFSMQVARTHTEALESMLDFFEIHQLSPSDSIDGSLSALEIRIKRRISNAIAIIKDIEKSQTLPTVAMLQSLFQEQFEPKEDSDLEDDFDFVEKKFENGHEQEEWLEETTVPKILYDRLEDKMEMLKKDFAYVLEHVKAVKSNFGKDYLKLELPMGAVEKYKRTIKNN; encoded by the coding sequence ATGAACACATTTTCTACTGTACGATTTAAAATTAAGGTTGCCAATAGGTTCAGAAAGTTCTCTATGCAAGTTGCCCGTACCCATACCGAAGCCTTGGAATCCATGTTGGATTTTTTTGAGATTCATCAGCTGTCTCCATCGGATTCCATCGATGGCAGTCTCAGTGCCTTGGAGATAAGGATCAAGAGACGGATAAGCAATGCCATAGCCATCATTAAGGATATAGAAAAGAGCCAGACCCTACCAACAGTGGCCATGTTGCAATCCTTATTTCAGGAGCAATTCGAACCTAAAGAAGACAGTGATCTTGAGGATGACTTTGATTTCGTGGAAAAGAAATTTGAAAATGGCCATGAACAGGAAGAGTGGCTGGAGGAGACTACCGTTCCCAAAATCCTATACGATAGACTGGAGGACAAAATGGAAATGCTCAAAAAGGATTTTGCTTATGTACTCGAACATGTAAAAGCCGTCAAGAGCAATTTCGGAAAAGATTACCTCAAGCTGGAGCTCCCCATGGGAGCAGTGGAAAAATATAAGAGGACCATAAAAAACAATTAG
- the mobB gene encoding MobB family relaxase, whose translation MYIAITKQHQGENFNGSVRDFVKYLEKENEDKSPELQQHFFDQYNDGISAEEVISEIDNNTARLGKKDPKFYSIVVSPSKGELRAIGNDPEKLREYTREIMKDYVACFYRDRKVNVDDIKYYAKIERERTFKGTDKEIRENQPYATKILELKKEVARIERGASKGNIKSIKKEIDRLEEDAPHKIGGKRIVRGMKKEGMQTHVHIIVSRTDAINSYSLSPGAKFKESTTVLNGVPQKQGFHRDKFYQAVEKTFDKKFGYKRNFVETYKARNMLDKDPKRFLAMLAGLPTTEKQVAFKMLFKAGINVPTIPTNKVQLAYKALMKFKRGVETAISSGSIGV comes from the coding sequence ATGTACATAGCCATTACCAAACAGCACCAAGGCGAAAATTTTAATGGGAGCGTCAGGGATTTTGTCAAATATCTTGAAAAAGAGAACGAAGATAAAAGCCCAGAGCTCCAGCAGCACTTCTTTGATCAATATAACGATGGGATAAGCGCGGAAGAGGTCATTTCGGAAATCGATAACAATACGGCCCGACTAGGGAAGAAAGACCCCAAATTCTATTCCATAGTGGTCAGCCCGTCCAAGGGAGAACTAAGGGCGATCGGCAACGACCCCGAAAAATTGCGTGAATACACCCGGGAGATCATGAAAGATTATGTCGCTTGCTTTTATAGGGACCGAAAGGTAAACGTGGACGATATTAAATACTATGCCAAGATAGAACGGGAACGGACCTTTAAGGGCACTGATAAGGAGATCCGTGAAAACCAACCCTATGCCACCAAAATACTGGAACTTAAAAAAGAGGTTGCCAGGATCGAAAGGGGAGCATCAAAAGGAAACATAAAATCTATCAAAAAAGAGATCGACCGCCTGGAAGAAGATGCCCCGCACAAGATTGGTGGAAAACGGATCGTCCGGGGAATGAAAAAAGAGGGCATGCAGACCCATGTCCATATCATCGTAAGCCGTACCGATGCAATCAATAGCTACAGCCTCTCACCGGGAGCCAAATTTAAGGAGTCCACTACGGTACTCAATGGAGTACCACAAAAACAAGGGTTCCATCGAGATAAGTTCTATCAAGCAGTCGAAAAGACCTTTGATAAAAAGTTCGGTTACAAACGAAATTTTGTGGAAACCTATAAGGCAAGGAACATGCTCGATAAAGACCCTAAACGCTTTCTTGCCATGCTTGCCGGACTCCCGACCACGGAGAAGCAGGTGGCCTTTAAGATGCTGTTCAAAGCCGGGATAAATGTGCCCACCATCCCTACCAATAAGGTACAGCTCGCCTATAAGGCACTTATGAAGTTCAAACGAGGAGTGGAAACGGCCATCAGCTCTGGTTCGATCGGTGTTTAA
- a CDS encoding IS5 family transposase: MTEIVPYLSPPGRGPSSRAPVAEIVNAVLYKLKSGVQWHMLPVTELFSGEPLNYKTVFGHYRKWSKAGVWKECWIRLLSENRSKVDLSSGDFDGSHTTALRGGEQVEYQGRKKRKTTNSLYLTDRQGLPLAMSESVAGNYNDLHDIEVHAEEVFATLDDAGIATDGLFVNGDSGFDSRGFRTACAKRGVVPNVPYNQRGKEVDRDEPFDEKLYGERYSVERTFAWMDGFRSVLNRFDTTVSSWMGFNFLAFIVIAIKKFKKINNSR, from the coding sequence ATGACCGAGATAGTCCCTTACCTTTCACCTCCCGGTCGTGGGCCCTCCTCCCGGGCACCCGTGGCAGAGATAGTGAACGCGGTGCTGTATAAACTCAAAAGTGGTGTGCAGTGGCATATGCTGCCAGTCACCGAGCTGTTCAGTGGTGAACCCCTGAATTACAAGACCGTGTTCGGCCACTACCGTAAGTGGAGCAAAGCGGGTGTGTGGAAGGAATGCTGGATAAGGCTTCTATCGGAGAACAGGTCAAAGGTCGACCTCTCCAGCGGGGATTTCGACGGCAGCCATACCACGGCCCTTCGTGGGGGCGAACAAGTGGAGTATCAGGGCAGGAAGAAAAGGAAGACGACCAATTCCCTCTACTTGACCGATAGGCAGGGGCTTCCCCTGGCCATGTCGGAGTCCGTGGCCGGTAACTACAACGACCTGCACGATATAGAGGTACATGCAGAGGAGGTCTTCGCCACCCTGGACGATGCCGGGATCGCCACCGACGGGCTGTTCGTCAACGGGGATTCGGGGTTTGATTCCAGGGGCTTCCGAACGGCCTGTGCCAAAAGGGGCGTGGTTCCCAACGTACCCTATAACCAAAGGGGCAAGGAGGTTGACAGGGACGAGCCTTTCGATGAAAAGCTCTATGGGGAAAGGTACTCGGTGGAAAGAACCTTCGCCTGGATGGACGGTTTCAGGTCGGTGCTCAACAGGTTCGATACCACCGTTTCCAGTTGGATGGGGTTCAATTTCCTTGCCTTTATCGTAATCGCAATTAAAAAATTCAAGAAAATCAACAACTCAAGATGA
- a CDS encoding restriction endonuclease, with translation MTSILIFLTILIIILFFLGRKKNKHQKNISKGKKIIDKINSFEYPGQKINYLKKIDPFVFEELLLSAYKNKGFRIKRNKRYTGDGGIDGIIYNKDNEKIVLQAKRYSKYINRQHVRDFENSIYKEKAVKGYFIHTGKTSPETRRMFSSSNVELIGGNKLIELIAKVN, from the coding sequence ATGACTTCTATTTTAATCTTTTTAACAATACTTATAATTATTCTATTTTTTTTAGGTAGAAAAAAAAATAAGCATCAAAAGAATATTTCCAAAGGAAAAAAAATAATAGATAAAATCAATTCCTTTGAATATCCAGGACAAAAAATAAATTATCTAAAAAAGATCGATCCTTTTGTTTTTGAAGAATTGTTGCTGTCCGCATATAAAAACAAAGGTTTTCGAATTAAACGTAACAAGAGGTATACAGGTGATGGAGGAATAGATGGAATCATCTATAATAAGGATAATGAAAAAATAGTATTACAGGCCAAACGGTATTCAAAATACATAAACAGGCAACACGTTAGGGATTTTGAAAATAGTATTTATAAAGAGAAAGCAGTAAAAGGATATTTTATACATACAGGGAAAACTAGTCCAGAGACAAGAAGAATGTTTTCTTCTTCTAATGTTGAATTGATAGGAGGAAACAAATTAATAGAATTAATAGCTAAAGTAAACTAA
- a CDS encoding type IV secretory system conjugative DNA transfer family protein: MIVQIQILIPALILGALTVLTINKYVRQGSAMTLLCLIMAMGTIATSTDVQTSLKGILLMVLPLQFTNILCYVYMDGNNGKSSIAKQYKVVIKTKGGNLVLENIRRGISVIAAAGSGKTESVIYNLLEHFKTHLFSGIIHDYKDFEITEMAYPLFTDKGAKFHIVSFDPIHYRVNPIAPRYLPDEESVYEISRVLLENLLEVREGDGNSTSRFFKDAVEGLISGLIWRLKSDYPHYCTIPHLIALYQQVNTKGLLKFLKGNITSRAMANAFISGVGSERQTAGVKSTLANAFKKISTKKIFMALSSDDIPLNINDPENPSVICVVNNPKKDASLSPVIATILHTITKQMSERNKLPSFLLLEEASTIRLPNMHRIPATLRSYNIVCVYVLQDKIQNDMMYGEKAGKAILSNLSYQFFGKANDPETAKYYERFFEIIKDPTHSISKAAGLSLEARITKGEREVPKRRAEIFFRLKQGEFIVFADGKDKRVQFRKAEIQRGLPEHKEISASQMEANYKRIHNDIRSIFKG; this comes from the coding sequence ATGATCGTTCAAATTCAAATACTGATTCCCGCGTTGATCCTAGGGGCATTGACCGTCCTTACAATCAATAAATATGTTCGCCAAGGTTCTGCGATGACGCTTCTTTGTCTGATAATGGCAATGGGAACCATTGCGACCAGTACAGATGTTCAGACATCGCTCAAAGGCATCTTGCTGATGGTCCTGCCCTTGCAGTTTACCAATATTCTATGTTATGTATACATGGATGGGAACAATGGAAAATCATCGATAGCAAAGCAATATAAAGTGGTTATCAAGACCAAAGGGGGCAATCTGGTCCTGGAGAACATACGCCGGGGGATTTCCGTGATAGCCGCAGCGGGAAGCGGAAAGACCGAAAGTGTGATCTATAACCTTTTGGAGCATTTTAAAACACATTTATTTAGTGGGATAATCCACGATTACAAGGATTTTGAGATTACCGAAATGGCATATCCGTTGTTCACGGACAAGGGCGCCAAGTTCCATATTGTCTCCTTTGACCCCATCCATTACCGCGTCAATCCCATTGCCCCAAGATACCTGCCGGACGAAGAAAGCGTCTATGAGATTTCAAGGGTGCTCTTGGAGAACTTATTGGAGGTCAGGGAAGGTGACGGCAACAGCACGTCCCGCTTTTTCAAGGATGCGGTCGAAGGCCTTATCAGCGGACTGATCTGGCGTTTGAAATCGGATTATCCGCACTATTGCACCATACCCCATTTGATAGCGCTCTATCAACAGGTCAATACCAAGGGACTTTTAAAGTTTCTTAAAGGGAACATCACCTCCAGGGCCATGGCGAATGCCTTTATCAGTGGTGTGGGATCGGAACGACAGACCGCAGGAGTGAAAAGTACGCTGGCCAACGCCTTTAAAAAAATCAGCACCAAAAAAATATTCATGGCACTTTCCTCGGACGATATCCCATTGAACATCAACGACCCCGAAAACCCATCGGTGATCTGTGTGGTCAATAATCCCAAGAAGGACGCCTCCCTGTCCCCGGTGATTGCCACTATTTTACATACCATCACCAAACAAATGAGCGAACGGAACAAATTGCCCTCATTTTTACTTCTAGAAGAGGCATCAACGATCCGACTGCCCAATATGCACCGTATCCCGGCCACTTTGCGAAGCTACAATATCGTATGTGTCTATGTACTTCAGGATAAGATACAGAACGACATGATGTATGGGGAAAAGGCTGGCAAGGCCATATTGAGCAACCTGTCCTACCAATTCTTTGGAAAAGCCAACGACCCGGAAACCGCAAAATACTACGAACGCTTTTTTGAGATCATCAAAGACCCGACCCATAGTATAAGCAAGGCAGCGGGACTTTCACTGGAAGCACGGATAACCAAAGGGGAAAGGGAGGTCCCCAAACGGAGGGCGGAGATTTTCTTCCGGCTGAAACAGGGGGAATTTATCGTATTTGCAGACGGGAAGGACAAAAGGGTCCAGTTTCGAAAAGCTGAAATACAACGTGGTCTGCCCGAGCATAAAGAGATCAGCGCATCCCAAATGGAGGCCAATTACAAACGCATCCATAATGATATAAGGTCCATATTCAAAGGATAA
- a CDS encoding RteC domain-containing protein, whose amino-acid sequence MYSDIIKDFQGKLDKLKEEKRINLEKANEGIHLCNNTLYLLRNVIEKHDFRSEEDEIYFFKKVKSRPLSALVYFNEIRTCKLMMPKMGFEDQFSYLKKKVRRVNKFFSKNWDFVHYMEQNLNYLDKQYFTRKNQNFPLYSTPETCYLDPNFFTSHDMLWAKIKGLNCFAEHLKVLIREIERRREDIKFDNKGKPLAWTESKTALVELAYAIHTAGAVNNGKEDIKAIASALEEAFNVKVGNIYKAYTEIKRRKGSRTRFLERLITSFNHKLDRDDAL is encoded by the coding sequence ATGTATAGTGACATTATTAAAGATTTTCAAGGTAAACTGGATAAGCTCAAAGAAGAAAAAAGAATCAACCTTGAAAAAGCCAATGAAGGAATCCATCTTTGTAACAACACCTTATACCTTTTAAGGAACGTTATAGAAAAACATGATTTCAGATCGGAGGAAGACGAAATATACTTTTTCAAAAAAGTCAAGTCAAGACCATTGAGTGCCCTGGTATATTTTAATGAAATCAGGACCTGTAAGCTGATGATGCCCAAAATGGGATTTGAGGACCAATTCTCATATTTGAAAAAAAAGGTTAGGAGAGTAAACAAATTTTTTAGTAAAAATTGGGACTTTGTACATTATATGGAACAGAATCTCAATTATTTGGATAAACAGTACTTTACCCGCAAAAACCAAAACTTTCCATTATATTCCACACCGGAGACCTGCTACCTCGATCCCAATTTTTTCACCTCCCACGATATGCTTTGGGCCAAAATAAAAGGGCTCAACTGTTTTGCCGAACACCTAAAAGTATTGATAAGGGAAATCGAACGGCGACGGGAGGATATTAAATTTGACAATAAGGGGAAGCCCCTTGCCTGGACCGAATCAAAAACAGCCTTGGTGGAACTGGCCTATGCCATTCATACGGCCGGTGCCGTAAACAATGGCAAAGAGGATATCAAAGCGATCGCATCTGCGTTGGAAGAAGCCTTTAATGTGAAAGTGGGCAATATCTATAAGGCCTACACGGAAATCAAAAGGAGGAAAGGGAGCAGAACCCGATTCCTGGAAAGGCTCATAACCTCGTTCAATCATAAATTAGATCGGGACGACGCCTTATAG
- a CDS encoding helix-turn-helix domain-containing protein → MGATIITTEDLYEFKLQLLEGIRELLENQSGPPQKKWIKSPELKELLGISSGTLQNLRINGTIPYTKVGGVLYYDYAEIVQLMEKNKINKF, encoded by the coding sequence ATGGGAGCAACTATCATCACTACGGAAGACCTTTACGAATTCAAGTTACAATTATTGGAAGGCATTAGGGAACTGCTGGAAAACCAATCGGGCCCACCGCAAAAGAAATGGATCAAATCACCGGAGCTCAAGGAACTCCTGGGTATTTCATCAGGAACATTACAGAACCTGAGGATCAACGGAACGATCCCCTATACCAAGGTTGGGGGAGTGCTCTATTACGACTATGCGGAAATCGTGCAACTTATGGAAAAGAACAAGATCAATAAATTCTAA
- a CDS encoding ATP-binding protein — protein MSHSKPHIIVEGAKQYPLGTMRGNQILYDFDKMLVYLDAKGKLLFGNKFKIYKEDRDILYKLCLYFIQDRASCKEFGIDIDKGILLSGPVGCGKTSLIRLLKHLVPHRQPYEVVPTRNIVFGFNHLGYKTIEDYGNTQFFCFDDLGIEPIGRHFGKDCNVMGEVLLSRYDLFLKRKTKTHATTNLNAAELEALYGIRVRSRMRQLFNLVAFEKGSKDKRK, from the coding sequence ATGAGCCATTCCAAGCCACATATCATTGTTGAAGGAGCTAAGCAATATCCGTTGGGTACGATGCGGGGCAATCAGATCTTGTACGATTTTGATAAAATGTTGGTCTATCTGGATGCCAAGGGCAAGTTACTTTTTGGGAATAAATTCAAAATCTACAAAGAGGACAGGGATATCCTTTACAAACTATGCCTGTACTTTATCCAGGACAGGGCTTCTTGTAAAGAATTCGGAATTGATATTGATAAAGGGATTTTACTTTCTGGCCCCGTGGGTTGTGGAAAGACCTCCTTGATCCGCTTATTGAAACACCTGGTGCCACACCGGCAACCTTACGAAGTCGTACCCACTCGTAACATTGTATTCGGTTTCAACCACCTTGGTTACAAGACCATCGAAGATTATGGCAACACCCAATTTTTCTGTTTCGATGATTTAGGTATTGAACCCATCGGGAGGCATTTCGGTAAAGATTGCAACGTAATGGGTGAAGTACTGCTTTCCCGATATGATCTATTCCTGAAGCGAAAAACCAAAACCCATGCCACTACCAATCTCAATGCCGCAGAACTGGAAGCGCTTTATGGCATTCGTGTTCGTAGCCGAATGCGACAACTATTTAATTTGGTGGCTTTTGAAAAAGGGAGTAAGGATAAGAGGAAGTGA
- a CDS encoding ImmA/IrrE family metallo-endopeptidase: protein MKNYKYYKGSAAARDVLEQNGFDSLLDFPLELFASGLGATVIKKPLLNSDGRIIFGKKHTIIEINENIEFEQKKRFTLAHEIGHFILLAKEKLIEYNELKGSFQVSD, encoded by the coding sequence ATGAAGAATTATAAATATTATAAAGGTTCTGCCGCTGCCAGAGACGTATTAGAGCAAAATGGCTTCGATAGTTTACTGGACTTTCCGTTAGAATTATTTGCCAGTGGTCTTGGGGCTACGGTAATCAAAAAACCATTATTGAATTCAGATGGAAGAATAATCTTTGGTAAAAAGCATACAATAATTGAAATCAATGAGAATATTGAATTTGAACAAAAAAAGCGTTTTACCCTTGCCCACGAAATTGGGCATTTCATACTTTTAGCAAAAGAAAAGCTCATCGAGTACAATGAGCTTAAAGGCTCTTTTCAAGTGTCAGATTAA
- a CDS encoding 4'-phosphopantetheinyl transferase family protein produces the protein MTDIFITDLNEYNIPNQNLTNSISKEFYNSIYKRPIDILSSSLGRGLLSYGLKKIYKIDVDLKSLVFNKYGRPRLPGLSDTLDFNISHSGQFVVCAISDSIPVGIDIEKIKKIEIDSFKSYMTAQEYRNIIYSEKSQEEFFGYWTKKEAVLKAIGRGLSMNLNGFEIMGNETSVEGEKYYFKEIPIHQCYKSHLAIKKNINVRKINTVRIKIEELMRQFLPLEKR, from the coding sequence ATGACCGATATTTTTATCACTGATCTTAATGAATATAATATTCCCAATCAAAATTTAACAAATTCAATTTCAAAAGAATTTTACAACTCAATTTACAAAAGGCCAATTGATATTCTGTCTTCATCGCTAGGAAGAGGACTGTTATCTTATGGTCTAAAGAAAATATATAAAATTGATGTAGATTTAAAAAGTTTAGTATTTAACAAATATGGCAGGCCTAGATTACCCGGCCTCAGCGATACTCTAGATTTTAACATTTCGCATTCTGGTCAATTTGTCGTCTGCGCAATTTCAGATTCTATACCTGTTGGAATAGATATTGAAAAGATAAAGAAAATTGAAATTGACAGTTTTAAGAGTTATATGACTGCGCAGGAATATAGAAATATCATTTATTCTGAAAAAAGTCAAGAAGAATTTTTTGGTTATTGGACAAAAAAAGAGGCTGTTTTAAAAGCAATTGGTCGAGGTCTCAGTATGAATTTAAATGGATTTGAAATAATGGGAAATGAAACCAGTGTGGAAGGAGAAAAATACTATTTCAAAGAAATTCCTATTCACCAGTGTTATAAAAGCCATCTGGCCATAAAGAAAAATATAAACGTCAGAAAAATTAATACTGTCAGGATTAAAATTGAGGAGTTGATGAGGCAATTTCTGCCTTTGGAAAAAAGATAG
- a CDS encoding N-6 DNA methylase gives MKDTDILLGFIWKIANILRGDFRKDEYRKVIIPFVILRRFDCILQEKKQLKQTTYSQIENSTDLDLALIVKNKDKCFRLLLDYLKGFSGITEDILNNFNLINQINRLQQSRLLFIVLQNLCNLDLSPKTISSEQMSTLLEEVNRKTSFLSGDLHGEYYTPEEVISLMLKLLVCEDKTIAKKNIEKSVFDCCSGTGNTLLMAHDYFKSLNSSINISLFGQEINAESYAFCKAAMLLKGTCSDNVVLGNSLLNPDLTTSKGDNFFKNEFDYFITNPPYGMQWKKIEPLVKEEHQLQGFSGRYGPGLPSVKDASLLFLMNIMSKMKKEGSRMAIIFNGSPLFAGRPSPKKNENSIRQWILENDYLDSIVALPNWLFYSTGITTYLWILSNKKETRRKGSVQLINASTFFVKMSKTIGNKRNRLDSSHITRIVDVYKSYSENEYSKIVNNSAFGYKKITVERPQRKNGQIVLNKKGNPKPDINLRDTENIPLNRDPKEHLEKHIHPHFPDAWIDEDKISIGYEIPFTKYFFNPKPLRTLTEINKDLSALQKEIDNLSVF, from the coding sequence ATGAAAGATACAGATATACTTTTAGGTTTCATTTGGAAAATAGCCAACATCTTAAGAGGGGATTTTAGAAAAGACGAATATAGAAAAGTTATTATTCCGTTTGTCATATTAAGAAGATTCGATTGTATTCTTCAAGAAAAAAAACAATTAAAACAGACCACTTATTCTCAAATAGAAAACTCGACTGATTTAGATTTGGCCTTAATAGTTAAAAATAAAGATAAGTGTTTTAGATTGCTATTGGACTACCTGAAAGGGTTTTCTGGAATAACAGAAGATATCCTAAATAATTTTAATCTTATTAATCAAATAAATCGATTACAACAATCAAGACTACTTTTTATCGTGCTCCAAAATTTATGCAACTTGGATTTAAGTCCAAAAACTATTTCTTCCGAACAAATGAGTACACTTCTTGAGGAAGTAAATAGAAAAACATCATTTTTAAGCGGTGATCTTCATGGTGAATACTACACCCCAGAGGAAGTTATTTCATTAATGCTAAAACTTTTAGTGTGTGAAGATAAAACCATTGCCAAAAAAAACATCGAAAAGAGTGTATTTGATTGTTGTTCTGGCACGGGAAATACCCTTCTTATGGCTCATGACTATTTCAAATCTTTAAACTCATCTATCAATATCAGTCTTTTTGGCCAAGAAATAAATGCTGAGTCATATGCCTTTTGCAAAGCTGCAATGTTATTGAAAGGCACTTGTTCAGACAACGTTGTACTAGGAAATAGTTTGTTAAATCCTGATTTGACCACATCAAAAGGTGATAACTTTTTCAAAAATGAGTTTGACTATTTCATTACCAATCCTCCATATGGAATGCAATGGAAAAAAATCGAACCATTAGTTAAGGAAGAGCATCAACTACAAGGATTTTCTGGACGTTATGGACCAGGTCTTCCTTCAGTAAAAGATGCATCGCTACTTTTCTTAATGAACATTATGTCAAAAATGAAGAAGGAGGGTTCAAGGATGGCTATAATATTCAATGGGTCTCCACTTTTTGCAGGAAGACCTAGTCCTAAGAAAAATGAAAATTCAATTCGACAATGGATTTTAGAAAACGACTACTTAGATTCAATAGTGGCATTGCCCAATTGGCTTTTCTACAGTACGGGAATCACTACCTATTTATGGATTCTATCTAATAAAAAAGAGACTAGAAGAAAAGGCAGTGTTCAATTGATAAATGCATCTACATTTTTTGTAAAAATGAGCAAAACTATTGGCAATAAGAGAAACCGATTAGATAGCTCACATATTACAAGAATTGTAGATGTTTATAAGTCGTACTCGGAGAACGAATATTCAAAAATTGTAAACAATAGCGCATTTGGATATAAAAAAATAACCGTTGAAAGACCCCAAAGAAAAAATGGTCAGATAGTTTTGAATAAAAAAGGAAATCCAAAACCAGACATCAATTTGAGAGACACTGAAAATATTCCATTAAATAGAGACCCCAAGGAGCATTTAGAAAAACATATACATCCTCATTTTCCTGATGCTTGGATTGATGAAGATAAAATAAGCATAGGTTATGAAATCCCTTTCACAAAATATTTCTTCAATCCAAAACCATTAAGAACACTCACAGAAATCAATAAGGATCTTTCAGCACTTCAAAAGGAAATTGATAACCTCTCAGTTTTTTAA